TTTCGTTTCTAAGCGTAAGATTTTCTACTACATTTCTGGTGCTATCATCCTTGCTGGAGCGGTTTCATTAGTTACGCGTGGATTAAGTTTAGGTGTTGATTTCCAAGGTGGACGTACTTATACCGTTCGTTTTGATAAAGATGTAAAAGTAGGTGATGTTCGAAAGGCATTAACTCCAGTATTTGATGGTGAAGCTCCAGAGGTAAAAACATTCGGTAGCTCTTCACAAGTTCGTATCACTACTGCTTATCAAATCGATAATCAATCAGAAACAATTGATAAAGAAATTGAAGCTAAACTAAAAACAGGTTTAGCGAAGATGGATAATAACAAGGCGCAAATCATGGACTCACGTAAAGTAGGTCCTACCATTGCAAGCGATATTAAGAAATCAGCATTCTATTCAATTGCGCTGGCGCTGATCATTATCTACATCTACATTTTGATCCGTTTCCGCAAATGGCAGTTTGGTGTTGGTGCTACTGTAGCCCTTTTCCACGACGTGTTGATCATTATTGCGGTTTACTCAATCTTTAACGGTTTGTTACCATTCTCGTTAGATGTTGACCAAACATTTGTTGCTGCAATCCTAACCATTATGGGTTATTCAATGAACGATACCGTGGTAGTATTCGACCGTATACGTGAGTACTTAGGCTTACACCACAGTAAAAACGAAACCATGGGTCAGGTAATTAATAGTGCCCTAAACAGCACCCTTAACCGTACTGTAGTAACCGGTTTATGTACCATGTTGGTATTGATCGTGTTATTCATCTTCGGTGGCGCTGTATTACGCGGTTTCTCATTCGCGTTACTAGTGGGTATCGTTGTAGGAACTTACTCATCATTGTTCGTTGCTACTCCTATTGTAGTTGACTTTATCCGTAAAGACGATAAAAAACAATAATTACTACTTAATGTAGTTTAAAGCGCAAATCGAATGGTTTGCGCTTTTTTTTTATTCCTTTATAGTGGTTATTATTATTAATAATTACGAAACAGAACAAAACATAATTCTGTGTCAATAGTTTTTATTAATATTGAACAAACACTATAACTATGTCAGTTGATATTCCCCAAACAAACTTTCCCAGAGTAGTCATAATCGGTGGTGGATTTGGCGGCATACAAGTTGCTAAAAAACTAAAAAACAAAGAGGTGCAGGTAATAATGATTGATCGTCATAATTATCATACTTTTCAACCTCTATTATATCAGGTAGCAACCGGAGGTTTAGAGCCCGATTCCATTGCCCATCCTTTAAGGAAGATTTTCAAAAACCAAAAGAACTTTGTATTTCGTGTTGCCGAGGCGCTAAAAGTTGAAGCAGAACAAAATGTATTAGTTACCAATATTGGAAATATCCAATATGATTATTTGGTTATTGCAACTGGTTCAGACTCAAATTATTTTGGCAGCAAAGAATTGGAGTCTCATACTATGCCTATGAAAACCATACCTGAAGCATTGGACATGCGAAGTATGGTATTGCAGAATTTAGAGAGTGCCCTGCTTACTGATAGCCTTAATGAGCAGGAAGCCTATATGAATTTTGTAGTGATCGGCGGCGGACCAACCGGAGTCGAAACAGCCGGAGCACTTGCCGAACTTAAAAACCATGTACTTCCGCATGATTATCCTGAATTGGACATTCGTCGTATGCAAATCAATTTGATTGAGGGCGGAGATCGTTTATTAGGAGCAATGTCGGAACAAGCTTCAGCTAAATCAGAAAAGTTCCTAAAGCAAATGGGAGTTAGCGTACGAACTAAAGAGCGAGTATTGGGATATGATGGAAATGTAATAAAACTTTCGAGTGGTAAAGAACTGAACAGTAAAATAGTTATTTGGTCGGCTGGAGTTAAAGGAGTCACCCTTCCCGGTATTAATAATAACGTAATTGTACCCGGAAATCGCTTTAAAGTAAACACCTTTAATCAGATTGAGGGTTATGATAACATCTTTGCCATTGGCGATGTGGCTGCAATGATTACAGATGATTACCCTAAAGGGCACCCTGGTGTTGCTCCTGCAGCGATACAACAGGGACAATTGTTGGCAAAAAACTTGGTTCAAAAAATAAATGATATCCCGATGGAACCTTTCAACTATTTTGACAAGGGATCAATGGCTACTGTTGGACGCAATCGAGCTGTAGTTGATATGGGATTTGTTCGCTTTCAGGGGACTTTTGCCTGGTTTGTTTGGATGTTTGTACATTTAATGACCTTAGTAGGTTTCAGAAACCGTGTGGTAGTATTTGTTAATTGGGTTTGGAGCTATTTCAGTTATGACCGTGGCACTCGCTTAATTATCCGTCGTTTTGAAAGGGAAGCAGATAAAAAATTAGATCCAGTCGAAGTTTAAACGTTCAATGTTTGCTAGGCCAGTGGTCAACACGGTACGATCCGTACCATGGAGACATGGTCTATTGACAACAATAAAAATCTATGAAGCTAAAACTCATCGAATGTCCTCGTGATGCAATGCAAGGAATTTCTGAATTTATTCCTACAGCTTTGAAAGCCGAATACATCAATAAACTATTAAAAGTAGGTTTTGACACTATTGATTTTGGCAGTTTTGTTTCACCAAAGGCTATTCCGCAAATGCAGGATACAAAGGAGGTATTGAAACTTCTCGACCTTACTTCTACCCCATCTAAGCTTTTGGCAATAACGGCCAATTTAAGAGGCGCAGAAGACGCCGTGCAGTTTGAGGAGATACATTACCTCGGTTTTCCATTCTCTGTCTCAGAAACGTTCCAAAGAAGAAATACGAACAGCACTATTGCAGAGTCGTTCGATACACTTGCACAAATACAGTCTCTTTGTATGAAAAATGGAAAAGAGTTGGTAGTTTACCTTTCAATGGGGTTTGGAAATCCTTATGGAGATGAATGGAATTCAGACATTGTTTCATATTGGGCTGATCGTTTAAACAGTATAGGAATTAAAACAATGGCCTTGTCTGATACCATTGGTGTTTCTACCCCTGATACCATTTCTTATTTGTTCAGTAGTTTACGTAACAATCATCCTGAACTTGAATTTGGTGTGCACTTGCACTCAACCCCCAATACTCAGCTTGAAAAAATTGAAGCCGCATGGCAATCCGGTTGCTACCGATTTGACTCGGCATTGAAAGGTTACGGAGGCTGTCCAATGGCAAAAGATGAGCTTACAGGAAATATTGCCACAGAAAGCATAATTTCCTTCTTTCAGAAAAAAAACATTGATTTAGGGCTAGATTTAAACACATGGCAAGACGCCATGGAGTTTGCGAGCCGAATTTTTCATTAAATTAAAGTATGAAAAATCTTGCCCCCCAAATCTTTAGGAAACGAATGCTAATAGAAGGGTTCTTTAGCATTACTGTTGAAGAAAATACACTAGCCGACTTCTTTCATTTCATTACGGCAAGTCTCCACCTTAGTACATACGGAGATCCAATTATTCATTCAACGGGCGGGCTCGGAAAAATAGAAAACCAGGGATACGATGCCTTTGTCCCATTGATCGATTCTGGCATCTATATTGCAATTTGGTCAGGACATAAGTTTCTTTCACTGATAATTTACACCTGTGCTGATTTTGATGAGCAGGTTGCATTAGCCCAAACAAAGGATTTTTTCAAAATGCCAGAATGCGACTACTCTCTATTTTAGTACAAGAATAAGCTATTCAATACCATACACATTATAAAGTAAACTTAAGCCTGAACTAGGTTTAAATCATTCATAATTAGTAAATTATGATGGTATAATTTATAAAATTGATTTGTTTAACTATATAATTGACACTATGCCTCAAAGTCGCACTCGAAATAAACACCACGGTTACCACCCACACCGAAATCATCAACAGCAAACAAGCTTATCCGCAAATCCTAAAAAAGACAAGCGCAGCCACAATAATACTGCGTTGTTTTTTACCGCTTTTATTGGGCTTATGGGAGCCTCAATAGGATTTTTGGTATACGATTCTAATTGGATGAGTATTATAATTGGAGCACTTGTAGGAGGAGCTGCCGGTTATGTTATTGGTAATTATATTGAAAAAGTAGCGCATGCTCAAAGAAGCTGAATAGTTTCTTCATAAATTACTTTACTTTACCTTTAAGCTTAAGAAACTTGTCTTCAAACCAAAACTTGGAGGCATACGATATTGCCAATACTCCTGCGGTTATCAAACCATAAAAAATCAAGGTAGAGATGAAAGGTGCTAGACTATGCAATGTATTCTTAAATAGTAAAATAACTCCAAAAATCACCAGCATCTGGTACATATAAATACCGTACGAAATATCGCCTAAAGAGTTTAACCATTTGATATCCAATTTTATCCAAGATTTTGGGTTCAATGAAATATTTAGAATCAACCACAAAAACAACAGATATAGAATAAGATTTGAAAGAACTGGAGTGTTGAACAATAGGTCAGATAATTGTCCTAAAAGCCCACCGGCCTTTACCAATTCCCAATGAAATGCTAATCGCCATGTTATTAATACAAAACCTAACAATTGGATAGAAGGTGTAAAAATTTTCCAGTTAGCAAAAGGTTTATCACCATAAAACACATAATATGCACCTATTCCACCAATTGCCATAGCCTCAAACTTTAAGGTATCAATTATCTGATAAATATTGTCCAGAGCAGAGCCGGGCACAATATCAACAAATTTAAACCCAACAATCAATACAGTTTTAATAAAAATAATTAACCAGAACAGTCTTAACATATGATGTCTGAAAAACTTCATTAATGGCGCCCAAATAATGTAAAACCACTCCTCCACCCCTATTGACCACAATGGCTCCAACAAACTACTTCCGAATAGTATATTAACCGAAAATGGCAGAAACAACAGGTACATCCACCATGTTTGAGCTATCGTGTATGGCATATCATAATTAAACCCAATGATATTTAGGGCTAACGGAACAAGTAACAAACCAATTATTACCAACAAAAAATAAAGTGGCCAAATACGCACCACTCGCCGCCAATAAAAACCCCTGACGCTAATGTCACCATGTTCCTTATCTTCTTTCAGCAATAAATAGCTGATTAAGAATCCGCTTAAAACGAAGAAAAAAGAAACAGCCGTACTCCCGTTTTTAAAAAGTGAAAGCTCTTCTAAATTAAACAAGCCATTTTTCTTACGAATGGTTTCTGTATGATGCATCAACACCAAATAGGCTGCAAAAAAACGAAGTGCGCTTAAACCGGGAAAATACTTTATGGATTTGTGCATGAAAAGGAGTTCTTTACTGAGTACTTAAAAATTGGATTCCTTTTCATTAATATGACTACACGGTAAGCCAGTTACTTCATAAGCAAACAATTGACTCTTAATCAAAAGACTACACATCAGAAGGATATTTTTTTTCATTATATTAACACTACGAGGCCGCAAATTTAACGCAATTGAACTGTTAGTACTAACAGTAGTAAAAATTTAAACGAGGTAACAATCAACAGAGTCATGGATCGGATTCAAGCACTGCCTATTACCCAACAAGGATTAAATAATGAAGAAGTTTTAGCCTCAAGAGCAAAATATGGTAGAAACATTGTTGACCATAAAAAAGAAACATCCGGATTAATACATGCATTAAAGAAAGCTGCCAGTGAACCCATGTTTCTATTTCTGGTCGCCTCCTCATTTATTTATTTCATTTTGAATCAAAAGCAGGAGGGCTTTTTTTTACTTATTGCTATAGTTTTAGTGGCAGCCATTTCAATCCATCAGGACTATAAAAGTAGTAACGCGTTAGCAGCATTAAGAAAACTCACCTCATCAAAAGCAACCGTATTACGAAATGGCAAAAAACATGAAGTTGAAATAGAGGAATTAGTTATTAGTGATTTATTGATAATTGATGAGGGTAATAGTATTGCAGCCGATGGCACCATAATTCACTCTAACGACTTTTCTGTTAACGAGTCCATAATTACCGGAGAATCATTTCCCGTTCAAAAGAATGCAGAGGAAGGAAACAATGAAGTCTACAAAGGTACTACCGTTTCCTCTGGGCTTGCTATTGTGCGGATTACAGCAATTGGAAGTCAAACACAGTTGGATAAAATTGGCCAATCCATAGAAGATATTAAACCCGAAATCACTCCCCTGCAAGCTCAAATAACCACTTTTGTAAAAAAAATGGCTATTGTAGGCATAATTGTGTTTTTACTCATTTGTATTGTCAATTATTTTGAAGGTTTAAGTTTACTGCAGAGTTTATTAAAAGGCCTCACACTTGCCATGTCTATTTTACCTGAAGAAATCCCTGTTGCTTTTACCACATTTATGGCCCTTGGCGCCTGGCGATTAATGAATTTGGGGATTGTGGTTAAGCAAACCCAAACCATTGAAACGCTGGGTTCATCAACTGTAATTTGTACAGATAAAACGGGTACTATTACTGAAAATCGCATGGAACTAGCACGGGTGTACTGTCCCAAAACAAAACAAGTGCTGTTACCGGAACAATTCCATCAAACTGAAGCCTTAACTATAATTACAACAGCAATGTGGGCAAGCGAACCCATTCCATTTGACCCAATGGAAAAGTCGTTGCATTCTGCTTACCAAAAATTAACATCAAGAGATTTGCGAAAGGATTTCAAAATGTATCATGAATATCCTCTTTCAGGTACACCACCGATGATGACACATATTTTTGAAAACTCCTTACAAGAACGCATTGTTGCAACCAAAGGTGCTGTTGAAGGAGTTTTACCATCATGCGAACTTTCGGAAACTGCAATCAAAGAAATACTTCGAATTTCAAGAGGACTTTCAGCGCAAGGTTATCGAGTTTTGGCTGTAGCTGAAACCATTTTTATAGGTGACGATTTCCCTGAAATCCAACAATCATTTCAATTTAAATTTATTGGATTGGTAGCTTTCTTTGACCCTCCTAAAGCCAATATCATGCAAACATTTGACAGTTTTTACAAGGCTGGTATCAACGTAAAAATTATCACGGGAGATAATTCGGAAACAACCGGCGCAATTGCTCGATTAGTGAATTTCAAAGGCATAGAAAACTCCATAAACGGCAAGGAGCTCATGCAATTAACCGACGTGGAATTATCTGAACGCATTAAAACCACCAATCTGTTTAGCAGAATGTTTCCGGAGGCAAAACTACGCATCATTAACGCGCTCAAAGCAAACAATGAAATTGTAGCCATGACTGGTGATGGGGTAAATGACGGACCGGCCTTAAAAGCGGCTCACATTGGAATTGCTATGGGTCAAAGGGGAACTGAAATTGCAAAAAAAGCATCTGCGTTAATTTTATCAGACGATGATTTAGGAAAAATGGTTGATGCTGTCGCTATGGGTCGAAAAATATACAGCAATCTAAAAAAAGCAATTCAGTATATAATTTCCATTCATATTCCCATTATCTTAACGGTTGCACTGCCCTTATTCCTGGGTTGGAAATTCCCGAATATCTTTAGTCCCATACATGTGATTTTTATGGAATTGGTAATGGGGCCTACCTGTTCTATTATCTATGAAAACGAACCGATCGAAAAGAACCTGATGTTGCAACCTCCTCGAAAAATGACAGATACGTTTCTTACTCTTCACGAATTAAGCATCAGTATTTTTCAGGGTTTGGTAATTACTACTGGCTGTTTTTATATTTATCACTTCGCTCTTCAAAACAATTACACTGAAAACCTGACACGTACACTTGTTTTCAGTACATTAATCACTTCCAATATATTTTTAACTCTAGCCAACCGCTCGTTTTACTACTCATTTCTTTATACATTTCGTTATAAGAACAGGTTTTTTCCATTAATTATCGCAATAACGTTAATTGCACTTTACCTGTTAATCACACAACCTTTTTTACTCCAACTATTCTACTTTGAGCAACCAACTATAGATCAGTTTAGCCATTGTGCAATTATCGGGGCTCTATCAATAGTACCTTTTGAGTTATTTAAACTAGCTAAACGTATTAAGTTAATACGCTAGAATTAAAAACTTAATCCCACTCTGGTTTTAAGCAAGAATTTTATTTATCTTAAAATACCAATCAATTTTCAGTATGTCTCTCCAAAACATCTCTCAAGTGTTAGGCGATAAAGCCGAATCACTATTAACGTATAAAGCCAAGGTAAGCAAAGAGGGTTTACACCTACCGGGGGCTGATTTTGTTGATCGAATGTTTGCTGGAAGTAATCGCACTAACCAAGTTTTAGGAAGCCTGCAAGCCCTCTATGGACATGGAAGGCTTGGAAATTCAGGTTATTTATCCATATTACCTGTTGACCAAGGCATAGAACATACGGCAGGAGCTTCTTTTGCCCCAAATCCTATTTATTTCGACCCGGAAAACATTGTGAAACTGGCCATTGAAAGTGGTTGTAATGCTGTAGCCTCTACATTTGGTGTTTTAGCAGCTGTCTCGAGAAAATATGCCCACAAAATTCCGTTTTTAGTAAAAATAAATCACAACGAGCTACTTACCTACCCTAATAAGTTTGATCAAATATTATTTGGAAGTGTTGAAGATGCCTGGAACATGGGGGCTGTGGCCGTTGGTGCCACTATTTATTTTGGCTCCGAGGAATCATCTCGACAAATTATTGAAATAGCAGCAGCCTTTGAACGTGCACATGAGCTGGGCATGGCAACTGTCCTTTGGTGCTATGCACGTAACAATGCTTTTAAAAAAGATGGCATTGACTATCATGTTGCAGCAGATATTACTTCACAAGCCAATCATTTAGGCGTAACTATTCAGGCTGATATCATTAAACAAAAGTTACCTGAAAACAACGGAGGTTTTACTGCCATAAACTTTTCTAAAAGTAATCCCAAAATGTATTCTGATTTAAGTTCAGACCACCCGATAGATTTATGTCGCT
Above is a window of Solitalea lacus DNA encoding:
- a CDS encoding NAD(P)/FAD-dependent oxidoreductase — encoded protein: MSVDIPQTNFPRVVIIGGGFGGIQVAKKLKNKEVQVIMIDRHNYHTFQPLLYQVATGGLEPDSIAHPLRKIFKNQKNFVFRVAEALKVEAEQNVLVTNIGNIQYDYLVIATGSDSNYFGSKELESHTMPMKTIPEALDMRSMVLQNLESALLTDSLNEQEAYMNFVVIGGGPTGVETAGALAELKNHVLPHDYPELDIRRMQINLIEGGDRLLGAMSEQASAKSEKFLKQMGVSVRTKERVLGYDGNVIKLSSGKELNSKIVIWSAGVKGVTLPGINNNVIVPGNRFKVNTFNQIEGYDNIFAIGDVAAMITDDYPKGHPGVAPAAIQQGQLLAKNLVQKINDIPMEPFNYFDKGSMATVGRNRAVVDMGFVRFQGTFAWFVWMFVHLMTLVGFRNRVVVFVNWVWSYFSYDRGTRLIIRRFEREADKKLDPVEV
- a CDS encoding hydroxymethylglutaryl-CoA lyase, giving the protein MKLKLIECPRDAMQGISEFIPTALKAEYINKLLKVGFDTIDFGSFVSPKAIPQMQDTKEVLKLLDLTSTPSKLLAITANLRGAEDAVQFEEIHYLGFPFSVSETFQRRNTNSTIAESFDTLAQIQSLCMKNGKELVVYLSMGFGNPYGDEWNSDIVSYWADRLNSIGIKTMALSDTIGVSTPDTISYLFSSLRNNHPELEFGVHLHSTPNTQLEKIEAAWQSGCYRFDSALKGYGGCPMAKDELTGNIATESIISFFQKKNIDLGLDLNTWQDAMEFASRIFH
- a CDS encoding glycine zipper domain-containing protein, producing the protein MPQSRTRNKHHGYHPHRNHQQQTSLSANPKKDKRSHNNTALFFTAFIGLMGASIGFLVYDSNWMSIIIGALVGGAAGYVIGNYIEKVAHAQRS
- a CDS encoding acyltransferase family protein gives rise to the protein MHKSIKYFPGLSALRFFAAYLVLMHHTETIRKKNGLFNLEELSLFKNGSTAVSFFFVLSGFLISYLLLKEDKEHGDISVRGFYWRRVVRIWPLYFLLVIIGLLLVPLALNIIGFNYDMPYTIAQTWWMYLLFLPFSVNILFGSSLLEPLWSIGVEEWFYIIWAPLMKFFRHHMLRLFWLIIFIKTVLIVGFKFVDIVPGSALDNIYQIIDTLKFEAMAIGGIGAYYVFYGDKPFANWKIFTPSIQLLGFVLITWRLAFHWELVKAGGLLGQLSDLLFNTPVLSNLILYLLFLWLILNISLNPKSWIKLDIKWLNSLGDISYGIYMYQMLVIFGVILLFKNTLHSLAPFISTLIFYGLITAGVLAISYASKFWFEDKFLKLKGKVK
- a CDS encoding cation-translocating P-type ATPase, yielding MDRIQALPITQQGLNNEEVLASRAKYGRNIVDHKKETSGLIHALKKAASEPMFLFLVASSFIYFILNQKQEGFFLLIAIVLVAAISIHQDYKSSNALAALRKLTSSKATVLRNGKKHEVEIEELVISDLLIIDEGNSIAADGTIIHSNDFSVNESIITGESFPVQKNAEEGNNEVYKGTTVSSGLAIVRITAIGSQTQLDKIGQSIEDIKPEITPLQAQITTFVKKMAIVGIIVFLLICIVNYFEGLSLLQSLLKGLTLAMSILPEEIPVAFTTFMALGAWRLMNLGIVVKQTQTIETLGSSTVICTDKTGTITENRMELARVYCPKTKQVLLPEQFHQTEALTIITTAMWASEPIPFDPMEKSLHSAYQKLTSRDLRKDFKMYHEYPLSGTPPMMTHIFENSLQERIVATKGAVEGVLPSCELSETAIKEILRISRGLSAQGYRVLAVAETIFIGDDFPEIQQSFQFKFIGLVAFFDPPKANIMQTFDSFYKAGINVKIITGDNSETTGAIARLVNFKGIENSINGKELMQLTDVELSERIKTTNLFSRMFPEAKLRIINALKANNEIVAMTGDGVNDGPALKAAHIGIAMGQRGTEIAKKASALILSDDDLGKMVDAVAMGRKIYSNLKKAIQYIISIHIPIILTVALPLFLGWKFPNIFSPIHVIFMELVMGPTCSIIYENEPIEKNLMLQPPRKMTDTFLTLHELSISIFQGLVITTGCFYIYHFALQNNYTENLTRTLVFSTLITSNIFLTLANRSFYYSFLYTFRYKNRFFPLIIAITLIALYLLITQPFLLQLFYFEQPTIDQFSHCAIIGALSIVPFELFKLAKRIKLIR
- a CDS encoding class I fructose-bisphosphate aldolase, which produces MSLQNISQVLGDKAESLLTYKAKVSKEGLHLPGADFVDRMFAGSNRTNQVLGSLQALYGHGRLGNSGYLSILPVDQGIEHTAGASFAPNPIYFDPENIVKLAIESGCNAVASTFGVLAAVSRKYAHKIPFLVKINHNELLTYPNKFDQILFGSVEDAWNMGAVAVGATIYFGSEESSRQIIEIAAAFERAHELGMATVLWCYARNNAFKKDGIDYHVAADITSQANHLGVTIQADIIKQKLPENNGGFTAINFSKSNPKMYSDLSSDHPIDLCRYQVLNCYAGRIGLINSGGESKGASDMTEAVTTAVINKRAAGQGLIMGRKAFQRPMKEGIELLNAVQDIYLNKEITIA